Genomic window (Spirosoma sp. KCTC 42546):
AGATCGGATCGGCAGTGATTCCAGTGAGTGACCAGTATAAAGAGGTATTTGGGCAATTCATCAGCCGCTGGCTGTAAGTAGTACCGCTCCGGCGGCCGTCCCGTCCCGGTCGGGTTTGTGTGACGTCAGCTACTTATAGCTGACGCAATAGGTTTCTCAAAACCTATTTTTCGCACCGTCAGGTTTTGAGAAACCTACGGTGTCGGTTACTTACAACCGACACCACTCAGAACATCGTAAGTCGTATATCGTAACTCGGAATTCCAATAAGTAGGAAGCAATTTGGCCCTTCTTTCAGGTACTTAAAGCTAGTAATATGCGAGTTGAAGCGGCCATTGCTACCGGTTCCGGAAGTTTTCAAATTGATTTTATCGAAGTTGGTGACCCCCAGGGCGACGAAGTCCTGGTTGAGATTAAAGCTGCGGGTATCTGTCATACCGACTACGATTCTCTCTCCTGGGGAAAACCCATCGTCATGGGGCACGAAGGCGCGGGTGTCGTGCTACGTGTTGGCCCCCTTGTCCGAAAAGTACAGCCGGGCGATTCAGTCATTCTTAACTGGGCCATTCCCTGCGGCTACTGCTTCCAGTGCCTGGAAGGAAATCAGCATATCTGTGAGGTAAACTCGCCGGTCACGTCGGGAAATAAAGCCAGCGGAGGACATGCCGCACTAGAACGGACAACGTACAACGGTCAACCGATTGAGCGGTCGTTTAGTCTGGGCACCATGTCGGGAGCTACGGTGGTTCGGGAGGCTGCCGTTGTAAAAACGAACGTACCTATTCCGTTTCCATCAGCCGCTATTGTAGGGTGTGGGGTTATGACAGGCGTTGGTTCCGTTGTCAATGCCGCTCAGGTAAAACCAGGTCGATCCGTAGTGGTAGTCGGTACCGGAGGTGTCGGGTTGAATGTAATTCAGGGAGCCCGAATTTCCGGAGCCGGGATGATCATCGCGGTGGATGTCAACCCTAATCGACTGGAGATGGCCGTCCGCTACGGAGCCACGCATTCCATTCTGGCGGATCGGGCAGATAAAGGACTTAGCCAGGCGGTTAGTCAGGTGAAACAGTTAACCGGGGGACGGGGAGCCGATTATGCTTTTGAATGTACAGCCATTCCTGAGCTGGGTGCCGTACCACTGGCCATGGTCCGAAACGCGGGTGTCGCCTGTCAGGTAAGCGGCATTGAACAGGAAATCAGTATCGACATGAACCTGTTCGAATGGGACAAAATCTATATGAACCCCTTGTATGGAAAATGTCGCCCGGAAATTGACATTCCTATTTTGCTAAATCTATACCAGAAAGGCGACTTAATTCTGGACGATCTGGTTACCCGAACCTATTCCCTTCATCAGCTCAACACCGCTTTCGACGATATGCTTAAGGGACGCAATGCCAAAGGCGTACTGGTTTTCTAATGGCCACTCCTTTCCGAACCATCGAAATTTCCGATCCGGCTTACGAGCGGGATGGACTTCGGTTGATCACCGTCAAGACACCAAATCTGGCAGGTCGTGGCGATATAACGGTCTGGATACCCGGCCCTGATTTGATTGGCGACGAACCCCTTCCGCTGGTGATTCTGCTGCATGGCGTGTATGGCAGTCACTGGGCCTGGTCACTAAAAGGCGGTGCCCATCGAACAGCCGAACGCTTACTCCGGGACGGTCGGATTCGTCCGATGATCCTGGCTATGCCGTCCGATGGACTCTGGGGGGATGGTAGTGGCTATCTGCCCCACAATGAACTAAATTTTGATCGGTGGATTGTCGAGGATGTGTCTGAAGCCGTACGAGCGGCTTTACCGGTTCACCAATCCACGCTACTTCCTAACCGCACGTTCATTGCGGGCCTGTCGATGGGCGGTTTCGGAGCTTTACGATTAGCCGCAAAGTATCCTGAACGATTCCAGGGAGCATACGGGCTTTCATCGATTACACACCTCAATCAGCTCCCCCTGTTTGTAGAAGAACCCCTCAGCCACTATAAACAGGCTGACCCTGTCGATGAATCGGTTCTGGACTTGCTAGTCCGAAATCGGGCGAAGCTGCCACCTATTCAATTTGATTGCGGCACAGATGATCTATTGATCGAGTACAACCGCTCCTTACATCATTCATTGACCGAACAGGACATACCGCACCAATATAGAGAACATCCCGGCGGGCACGAATGGCCGTACTGGCAGGAACACCTGGTCGATGCGTTGGTATTTTTCACCTCGTTAGGTTAGCCACAGACCGATCCACCGATGCGGCACGGTGAACACAGAGTTTTTAGGAAATATTTTTCTTTGTGTTCGCTGTGCCGCATCCCCGGACCGGTCTGTGGCTAAACAAATTTTCTACTGACGAGAAACCATTTTATCCAGCACAATTTCGTACTCTTTGGTATTCATATTGTAACGGATGATGTACTCGCCTGGATAGTAGCCAGTTGGTGCTATTTTCTGTGGCTGCTTGATCGCTAGATGTTGCATGGTCGTTTTCTTGAGGTAATCCACCGTGATCATCGGTTCGTAGAAGATGATCTCACCCTTGTTGCTCCCATACAGGAAGGTGGTCGTAAAGCCTTTACCGGCTAATTCCGGGCTGGTGGCATCAACCCAGTGATTCCCCATCATGGGCACAGGCCCCGCCGTGACGTAATCGGTAGGCAGGTAACCTGCATCCGGTACTTTACTCATTTCGGCCTCCTTACCGGGCGTCATGGTCAATCGTTCCGCATTGGTAATTTTGTAAAAATGAAAATCAAAATGCGGTACCGTATACACTCCATCGGGCTCATGTCCATGCGGCATGTAGGTTACATACGCATGTTTAAAGGGTGTTTTAGCCCCTTCGGTCGGCAACTCCATCACCAGTTCCACCATATCGGCAGGTAAGCTGTTCAGAGCCGCTTCTGATACCGCGATTCCAACTTCATCGGGGTTACCGCTGGCATCCAATTTCACAAACGTACGGGCGGTTCCGTTTCCCAGCGTTACCGATTGCCCATAATGAGGATCAGTTGGGTTAGGCGTGTCGTTGTTGTCTTTTTTGCAACTGCTGAGTTGCAGCGTAGCGGCCAGTAAAGGCAACGCTAATAGATAAGATGGTTTCATAAAAAAGAGGATTATAATTGATTATTGGCCCAAAACTAGAGCCAGAGCCAACCGGGCCCAGATGCCGATCAAGCGAAGTGAGAAATCCGTTCATTGAAGCGTCTAAAAGGCGCTATGGAACGCAGATGGCGCGGATCGGGCATGTTTTCTCGGATAAAAACGGTTTAAATCTGCTAACCCGCCTGTGAGGCAATCTGCCGTTCATTCCTTTGAGTAGTACGGATTGACGGTTTATGAGCGTATACGGATAGCTCATATTCTCGATACTACAGTTCATCAGCCCAAATTTCCGGTTCACTCACTTGCCAACTGGCGATTGGCCAGACACCACCCAACTTTGAGCCAGCAAACAACAAATACGAGGCTAAACACGCCAATCGTCATGAAAACAGTTACCACTTTTTTCCTCTTTTTCTGCATCAATACCTTGCTGCGGGCTCAGAGCGTCTCGTTTCAGGGAACCGTTCTTGACGGGCAAACTCAGGAACCCATACCGGGCGCTACGGTTCGACTCCTCGGCACTACGATCGGGTCCATCACCGATGCACAGGGACGGTTTTCAGTAGCGGGTCAGCAGGCAACCGACAGCCTGATCATTAGCAGTATCGGTTATCAGGAACGTCGGGTTGCCTCCTCCGGCAAACTGAGTATTAAGTTAATGCCCCGAATTGAGGACCTTCAACCGGTAGTGGTAACGGCCAGTCGGGAAGCTCAGGCTCGTTCGGAAGCGCCCATGGCTATTAGTCGTCTGTCATCGGGACTTTTGCAGGAAACTAAGCCCGTTAATCTCTACGAAGTCATTAACAAAACGCCCGGTGTGGTTATGCCAAACCTCGGCAACGAGCAACACATGATGGGTATCCGCCAGCCCTTCAGCACCAACGCCTATTATTTGTACCTGGAAGATGGGGTGGCAGTACGCCCAATGGGGATTTTCAATCATAACGCCCTGATCGAATTGAACTCCTTTTCGATCAGTTCTGTCGAGGTGGTGAAAGGACCGGTTTCCTCGCTGTATGGTCCCGAGGCCGTTGGGGGTGCCATTAATTTCCTGACGCATCGACCAACTGCCGTACCTGTAGTGCGGGTAGGCGTCATGGGCGATGGCTGGGGATACAGACGCGTTCAGGCGGGGGCGGGTGGCATGCTCACCAACCGACTTGGCCTGTTTGGGGGCGTATCTGTAGCCCGGCAGCGGAATAGCTGGCAAACCCAAAGCGACTTCGATAAAGTGTCGCTCAATGCTCGTGCCGAATACGCGTTCTCCAACCAGACACGCCTGACGGGGACAGTTTCCTACAACCAGTATTATTCGCAAACGGGCGGCAGTGTAGATAGCCTGGCGTATTACAGCCGTCAATACGTGAGCACAACTGATTTCACGTATCGAGATGTCCGGTCGCTCCGGTCGCGGTTGACACTGGAACACCGCTGGGCCGCCCACAGTGAAACATCGGCAACCGCCTTTTATCGGGACAACAGCCTGAAACAGAATCCAAATTACAGTATCCGCTGGAAATCGGAGGCCACCACAGCCACGGGTGAAATCAATGAAAATGCGTTTCATAGCATAGGCCTGATGGCCCAACACAGCCAGCGGTTTGCCTGGATCGACAGCCGATTACTCGTGGGTATAGTATATGATAACTCACCGACGACCTACTACGCGTACCAGACAGAGTTGCAAGCCACCTTACGGCCCGACAAACGGTCGGTGGAACGGTATGTTCAGGTACGCGAGTTGCCCGATCAGTTCCTGAGCCGGTATGCCGCCACGATTCATAATCTGGCCGCCTATGCGCAGTACGACTTTGCACCGATGCCGAATCTGCGTCTGTCGGCAGGACTCCGCTACGACCGAATGGCATTCGATTACGAGAATTTCCTGGATAAAACGACTGGCACAAAAAACTACAATCAACTAACGCCTAAACTGGGGCTAACCTACGATCTTGGCCACGGTGCAGGCTTGTATGCAAATGTTAGTCGAGGATTTTCACCACCGGGGTTAACAGCCGTGTTTCGTAAAAACCCGAATACCGCTGCCGGACAGCCCCCCTTCTATTATAACCTTCAGTCGGCCCAGTTTAGCAATCTGGAAGTAGGTGGCTGGGCGTCCTTTCTGAACAAAAAAGTCAACATCGACTGGGCTTTGTATCAGATGAATGGTATCAACGAACTGCTCAGCATTCGTCAGCCAGACAACTCAACCGACTATCAGAGTGCGGGCCGAACCCTCCACCGGGGTCTGGAATACAGCCTGACGTATAAACCCTCCGGTCAGTGGTTTTTCCGCTTCGGTGGCACCAATTCCATCCACCGCTTCGAGGACTTTGCCCTAAGCAACCTGCCATCCGATGTGGTAAAAAATCTGGCTCATTATGATATGCCACAGGCTCCCCGTTGGGTGGCCAATACAGAACTGACCTATAAGCCCCGCTGGGCGAAAGGCATACGGATGGCGATGGAGTGGCAGCGGATCGGTCCCTGGTATCAGAACCAGACCAATACGGTTCAGTACAACGATCGGGGAGCGTTTGGTGCGCGGGGTGTCAGCGTACTGAACCTGCGAACGGGCTACGTGTATAAGGCGATGGAAGTCTATGTAAACGTACTGAACCTGACAAATGAACTGTATGCCAACAACGCAACGCGGGGTAATGCCATTACCGACCGCACAACATTCACCCCAGCCGCACCCCGCACGTTTGTGATCGGTCTCCAATACAATTTCACTGGAAACTAATGCCCATCATTCATGAAAACACTACTCTTTTTTAGCGCCCTGTTAATCAATACACTAACTACACTTGCGAATCCGGGCGATTCGCTCCTGAAAATTCCCAACGCATCGTTTCCACGCCTGCAAACGGACCATCGGGGCAATCCGGTACTGACCTGGATCGAGCGGACGAAAACAGGTATCTCGCTCATGCACTGCGTATCCACCAATGGAGGGAAAACATTTGGTGCACCAACGCGTATCAGCCTGCCCGCCACGACCGCAGCCCACGGCGAAGATGTACCAAAACTTATATTTAAGGGCGATGGCACACAACTGGTGGTGTTCAGCCTGCCGAAGCCCACACCCGATGCACTCCGTGCCGGAAACCTGCTGTACAAAGTGTCAACAGATCAGGGAAAAACCTGGAGCTTAGAACAACCTATACACCGAGATACAACAGCGGGTAAAAGCCACTCCTACGCCGAACTAACCCGCCTGCCAACGGGCGAAATTGGACTGATCTGGCTGGATGAGAAACTACCCGGTCACGAAGGTCGCTCAGTTCGGTTTACCCAGACCCTGGCCACCGGGGGATTCGGACCGGAAATTGTAGTTGATTCCAACGCCTGTCAATGCTGCCGCCCCGGTATTGTTTCCGATACTCAGGGACGCATTTACCTGACCTACCGCGACTGGTTACCCACTGAAAACGGCCCGGGTGCACGAGATATTAGCTATGTCGTATCGACGGACAATGGTCTGTCTTTTAGTCCGCCCAACGTGCTGGTACATGACGACTGGCAGATCAATGCCTGTCCACATTCGGGGCCACAGTTGTTTGTTCGCGACGAAGTGGTGTATGCCACCTGGTATTCTGGTGCCAGTGAACATGAAGGTATCCGGCTGGCCAGAGTCGATAAGCCACAAGCTACCGAGTTCATTGCCGGAGCCCAACGGACACACCCGCAGGTAACGGGCTGGGCCGACGGGCGATTAGCGATGGTCTTTGAGGAGTTGGTGGGCGAAGCTCCCGATGCGTACCGTCAAACAATGGTGCGGACGTACATGGCCAATGGCGAATCCCGGACAATGGCTCTAACGGCACCCGGTGAGTTAACCTCCTTGCCCGTGCTGCTCCCAACACCTGATGGCCTGCTGGTTGCCTACCAGAGCTGGCAGGGGCAGAGTACCAGTGTTATAGTAAAGAGAGTTCCTTTTTTTCAACCATAAACAATCAAATCCAATGAATCTGTTTGCACTGGCTATTGTAGCCGCCACGACCCTGATGGGGTCCAATGACACGCCTGCAGGCGAAAAGAAACCAGCCATTATTCAGTATGGCGAATCGGTAAAAGCCGGAAACGGCACCCTCCGTTCGTTTGTGCGGCTCGACGCCAAGGGCAACCCCGCACAACTGGGCGTGGCTATCTCCGAAGCTACGCTAAAAAGCCTGCCCGCTGAAGATGCGTATTGGGTGCTAACGATGCCCAAAGGAAGCGACAAGGCGCAAATTCAGCATGTATCGTTCAACTGGATGCCCCACGGTCACGAGCCAGATGGTGTGTACAATGTACCGCATTTCGACTGCCATTTTTACTATACATCCAACGAAGATCGGCTTGGCATTGTTGAAAATGATCCTCGGTTTGGCAAAGACCCTGAAGGCGCTTATCTGCCGAAGGGATACGTAAAAGGCCCTGCGCTACCCCAAATGGGTGCCCACTGGATCGACCCGACCAGCCCTGAATTGAACGGCAAACCCTTTACAACAACCTTTATCTATGGCGCACTCGATGGCAAGGTTACCTTCCTGGAACCGATGTTTACGCTTGATTTTCTGAAGAACGTAAAGGACGAACAGCTACTTGTAAAACAAGCCGAAAAGGTGGAAAAAGCAGGCTTCTACCCCGCTGCTTACCGATTTGTATACAATGCTGCGGAGAAACAATATGAGGTAATTCTGGAGGATCTTCAGAACCGCAAGTAAGTTAAAATTGCCTATTACATACAGAGACACGGAGAGCACAGAACCGTAAACTACTGATTTTTAGTATTTAATCCGCACTGGCGGCCCGTTCTGTTTTCTCTGTGGCTCCGCTTCCGCAGTCCGATGTGTTTAATAAATTTACTTTATTAAACACATCGGATTAATTTTTGCGCCAGTACGCTTCAGTCCCCAGATGTGACGCTTCACTGGGGGCTTTTTCCGTTTTACAAACCTTCTGGTTGGGGTAAACGCCTAAATTTGCCGACTTTTAGGGCATTTTTCTTAACCAATCGAAAGTTATTTTCATGACGTTTGCGACCTGGAATCTGTTGTTTACAGGCATGGTTAGCTCCATTTTGCTACTGAACGTAGTGCAATGGGGCATCTACCGGGAGCGCATTTATGGTCTGTACACCCTATACATGCTGGCCTGGCTGGTTTATTTCAGTCTACGAGTAGACGAAATCAACAAGTATGTATCAGCCAATCTTTGGTATTTTGTTCGGGCTAGTGCCCCCATGCTGGCGTATTTTGTCTATTTCGACTTTGCCGACGCGCTGATTCAGCTCCAGGCCCGGCTACCGGGTCTGTTTCGGCTGTTCCGCCTGGCCAAAGCAGTAATTGTGAGTTACTTGGTGCTCATGGGCGTGTTATGCTTTGGTATAACAGACTGGTATGGAGCGCTCTACGACACAGCCCACACGATCATGCGGTTACTCATGGTTGGGCTGGCAACCTACGGAATTGTACAAATCAGACAGCTAAGAGGGGTAGTGCCACGGTACATCGCGTTGGGGTCAAGTTATTTACTGGCCGGGGGTGTTGTGTCAATGATCATGACAATGGTGCATCGTTCATTAGGGGAACCCTTGTTAGTTATGTTTGCGCCTTTAACGTACCTGGAGTTTGGGATCCTGGCCGAGTTGATCTGCTTTACCCTGGTGCTGGGGTATCGGCAGCGTCGGGGGGCCATTAAGAGTGCTATTGTGGAACAACGGCTTGCCCGGGAACGCGAACGGCACCAACGTGAACAGGTGGAAGCCGAACTGGTTACCGAGAAACTTCAACAACAGATGTCGGCGATGCAGATGATGGCACTTCAGACGCAGTTGAATCCGCACTTTTTATTCAATAGTCTTAATTCGCTTTCCTCACTGATTGCCGATGAGCCGGTGAAAGCGATCCGATTCGTCGACGAAATGTCGAGTGTTTACCGCTACCTGTTGCGCACTAATAATCTGGCGCTAACGACATTACAAACCGAATTAACGTTTATCGACTCCTATTATCACCTACTTAAAACCCGCTACGGAGC
Coding sequences:
- a CDS encoding DUF5602 domain-containing protein, giving the protein MKPSYLLALPLLAATLQLSSCKKDNNDTPNPTDPHYGQSVTLGNGTARTFVKLDASGNPDEVGIAVSEAALNSLPADMVELVMELPTEGAKTPFKHAYVTYMPHGHEPDGVYTVPHFDFHFYKITNAERLTMTPGKEAEMSKVPDAGYLPTDYVTAGPVPMMGNHWVDATSPELAGKGFTTTFLYGSNKGEIIFYEPMITVDYLKKTTMQHLAIKQPQKIAPTGYYPGEYIIRYNMNTKEYEIVLDKMVSRQ
- a CDS encoding sensor histidine kinase, which produces MTFATWNLLFTGMVSSILLLNVVQWGIYRERIYGLYTLYMLAWLVYFSLRVDEINKYVSANLWYFVRASAPMLAYFVYFDFADALIQLQARLPGLFRLFRLAKAVIVSYLVLMGVLCFGITDWYGALYDTAHTIMRLLMVGLATYGIVQIRQLRGVVPRYIALGSSYLLAGGVVSMIMTMVHRSLGEPLLVMFAPLTYLEFGILAELICFTLVLGYRQRRGAIKSAIVEQRLARERERHQREQVEAELVTEKLQQQMSAMQMMALQTQLNPHFLFNSLNSLSSLIADEPVKAIRFVDEMSSVYRYLLRTNNLALTTLQTELTFIDSYYHLLKTRYGAGIELIKTVDESSLTCKLPPLTLQLLLENAVKHNIVSAENPLVIRFDTSPDGWLTVSNTLQRKTVNRANSTQKGLLNILSKYQLLGQPTPKVEETADAFIVSLPLIED
- a CDS encoding alcohol dehydrogenase catalytic domain-containing protein, with protein sequence MRVEAAIATGSGSFQIDFIEVGDPQGDEVLVEIKAAGICHTDYDSLSWGKPIVMGHEGAGVVLRVGPLVRKVQPGDSVILNWAIPCGYCFQCLEGNQHICEVNSPVTSGNKASGGHAALERTTYNGQPIERSFSLGTMSGATVVREAAVVKTNVPIPFPSAAIVGCGVMTGVGSVVNAAQVKPGRSVVVVGTGGVGLNVIQGARISGAGMIIAVDVNPNRLEMAVRYGATHSILADRADKGLSQAVSQVKQLTGGRGADYAFECTAIPELGAVPLAMVRNAGVACQVSGIEQEISIDMNLFEWDKIYMNPLYGKCRPEIDIPILLNLYQKGDLILDDLVTRTYSLHQLNTAFDDMLKGRNAKGVLVF
- a CDS encoding sialidase family protein, with product MKTLLFFSALLINTLTTLANPGDSLLKIPNASFPRLQTDHRGNPVLTWIERTKTGISLMHCVSTNGGKTFGAPTRISLPATTAAHGEDVPKLIFKGDGTQLVVFSLPKPTPDALRAGNLLYKVSTDQGKTWSLEQPIHRDTTAGKSHSYAELTRLPTGEIGLIWLDEKLPGHEGRSVRFTQTLATGGFGPEIVVDSNACQCCRPGIVSDTQGRIYLTYRDWLPTENGPGARDISYVVSTDNGLSFSPPNVLVHDDWQINACPHSGPQLFVRDEVVYATWYSGASEHEGIRLARVDKPQATEFIAGAQRTHPQVTGWADGRLAMVFEELVGEAPDAYRQTMVRTYMANGESRTMALTAPGELTSLPVLLPTPDGLLVAYQSWQGQSTSVIVKRVPFFQP
- a CDS encoding DUF5602 domain-containing protein, producing MNLFALAIVAATTLMGSNDTPAGEKKPAIIQYGESVKAGNGTLRSFVRLDAKGNPAQLGVAISEATLKSLPAEDAYWVLTMPKGSDKAQIQHVSFNWMPHGHEPDGVYNVPHFDCHFYYTSNEDRLGIVENDPRFGKDPEGAYLPKGYVKGPALPQMGAHWIDPTSPELNGKPFTTTFIYGALDGKVTFLEPMFTLDFLKNVKDEQLLVKQAEKVEKAGFYPAAYRFVYNAAEKQYEVILEDLQNRK
- a CDS encoding TonB-dependent receptor codes for the protein MKTVTTFFLFFCINTLLRAQSVSFQGTVLDGQTQEPIPGATVRLLGTTIGSITDAQGRFSVAGQQATDSLIISSIGYQERRVASSGKLSIKLMPRIEDLQPVVVTASREAQARSEAPMAISRLSSGLLQETKPVNLYEVINKTPGVVMPNLGNEQHMMGIRQPFSTNAYYLYLEDGVAVRPMGIFNHNALIELNSFSISSVEVVKGPVSSLYGPEAVGGAINFLTHRPTAVPVVRVGVMGDGWGYRRVQAGAGGMLTNRLGLFGGVSVARQRNSWQTQSDFDKVSLNARAEYAFSNQTRLTGTVSYNQYYSQTGGSVDSLAYYSRQYVSTTDFTYRDVRSLRSRLTLEHRWAAHSETSATAFYRDNSLKQNPNYSIRWKSEATTATGEINENAFHSIGLMAQHSQRFAWIDSRLLVGIVYDNSPTTYYAYQTELQATLRPDKRSVERYVQVRELPDQFLSRYAATIHNLAAYAQYDFAPMPNLRLSAGLRYDRMAFDYENFLDKTTGTKNYNQLTPKLGLTYDLGHGAGLYANVSRGFSPPGLTAVFRKNPNTAAGQPPFYYNLQSAQFSNLEVGGWASFLNKKVNIDWALYQMNGINELLSIRQPDNSTDYQSAGRTLHRGLEYSLTYKPSGQWFFRFGGTNSIHRFEDFALSNLPSDVVKNLAHYDMPQAPRWVANTELTYKPRWAKGIRMAMEWQRIGPWYQNQTNTVQYNDRGAFGARGVSVLNLRTGYVYKAMEVYVNVLNLTNELYANNATRGNAITDRTTFTPAAPRTFVIGLQYNFTGN
- a CDS encoding alpha/beta hydrolase family protein; translated protein: MATPFRTIEISDPAYERDGLRLITVKTPNLAGRGDITVWIPGPDLIGDEPLPLVILLHGVYGSHWAWSLKGGAHRTAERLLRDGRIRPMILAMPSDGLWGDGSGYLPHNELNFDRWIVEDVSEAVRAALPVHQSTLLPNRTFIAGLSMGGFGALRLAAKYPERFQGAYGLSSITHLNQLPLFVEEPLSHYKQADPVDESVLDLLVRNRAKLPPIQFDCGTDDLLIEYNRSLHHSLTEQDIPHQYREHPGGHEWPYWQEHLVDALVFFTSLG